DNA from bacterium:
GACAGACTAAAGATTTTTGTCTGTCGTCTATGGTCTGCGGTCTGTGGTCTGATAGAATGTTTGCTCCAACTTTTCACTGCAGACGCAGAGAGAATTTGTGTGATTATAATATACTATATTTTGCAGGGTTTGTCAACAGTAAGTTACGGCTAAACATAGAAGGATTATATCGGTACGAATTCAAGTGGAAAAAACTTTTGACATTTCTCATAGCGTATGTTATACTACCAATATGGAAATATCAAATCCTCATGATGCCTTTTTCAAAGAGATATTTTCTGTAAAAGAGAATGTAGTTGATTTTATTAATTCTACTTTACCTGAGGAATTAAAGAAGAATCTTGATTTAACAACTTTGGAATTAGATAATAATTCTTACATTGATGAAGAATTGAAGGAAAATTTCGCGGATATAGTCTATAATTGTCGATACATAGACAAGACCAATATCAAGGTTTCGCTTTTATTTGAACATAAGAGCAAACCAGTGAAGTATCCGCATCTACAGCTTCTCAGGTATATGCTTAAAATATGGGAAACAAATATCAAGCAAAAGAAGAAATTAGTTCCAATAGTCCCTCTTATCTTTTATCATGGTAAGAAGAAATGGGAATTAAGGGAACTAAGTGATTATTTTGAAGGGATAGACGAGGTATTAAGGAGGTATTTACCTGAGTTTAATTACTTATTAACGGATTTATCCTGTTATAGTGATGAGGAGTTAAAGGAAAAGGTATTTATAAATGTAGGGGTAAAGGTTTCGTTATTGTTTTTAAAGAATATCTTTAATAAGGAAAATTTAAGGAAACATTTAGAGGAGTTTTTTGAAATAGGGCGATTATATTATGAAGAGG
Protein-coding regions in this window:
- a CDS encoding Rpn family recombination-promoting nuclease/putative transposase is translated as MEKTFDISHSVCYTTNMEISNPHDAFFKEIFSVKENVVDFINSTLPEELKKNLDLTTLELDNNSYIDEELKENFADIVYNCRYIDKTNIKVSLLFEHKSKPVKYPHLQLLRYMLKIWETNIKQKKKLVPIVPLIFYHGKKKWELRELSDYFEGIDEVLRRYLPEFNYLLTDLSCYSDEELKEKVFINVGVKVSLLFLKNIFNKENLRKHLEEFFEIGRLYYEEERGLKFLEGVIRYIYSSTEIKPEEVREALKSVSEKGGEVAMTTAMKLEKKGMQKGMQKGMQKGMQKGMQKGMQKGMQKGLQQGEYRKAVETAKSMHNKGFDLKIIAEITKLSIEDLKRVIHEKTNV